The nucleotide sequence GCTCGGCGATCGTCCGCAACGCTTGCTCCAACGCCCCCTGAACCGGGGCTCTCTTCGTCGTCATTTCTCTCTCCATCCTCCCCGAACGCAAAAAAACCGGCCCGTCCTGCGTTGGTCTGATGCCAATGCCGACGGCCCGGATATTAGAGCACCGCGACTTCCGCCTCCGGCAGAAGAATCTCGAACAGCTCGCGATGTTGAAGAATGGTGACGTCGCGACCTTTCACCCGCATGACCGCCACGTCCGGCTTCACCCGCATGCGTTCCAGATATTGACCCGGCACCGACCCCGATGCGCTAACCGTCACGCCGTCCACTTCCGTTTCTTCTTCATCCGCGAGAGAAAGATCCAGCACTTTCTCGTAAACGTCGGAGAACACTTGGAAATCGCTCGTATAGACCGCAATACACTTCATTCGTTCTACTCCTCTGCCGGAAGGGTCACTCCCGTTTTTTCCTTAGTTTTCCTGGCTCTTGGCATTTTCATACGTTTCCGCCCTTCGCGGCAGCGCTCCAACAGCGGACAAGCGGGACAATTCGGATTTTGCGCCTTGCAATGGTAACGGCCAAAAAAAATAAGCCGATGATGCGTAATGGTCCACTCGTCCTTGGGCACGAGCCGCATAAGCTTCTGCTCGACCTCCAGCACCGTGTCGTCGGGATCGGCGATGCCGAGCCGCTTCGACACGCGCTCGACATGGGTATCCACCGCGATCGCAGGAACGCCGAACGCGTTGGAGACGACGACGTTCGCCGTCTTCCGTCCCACGCCGGGCAGCTTGACCAGCTCCGAGTGCTCCCGGGGAACTTGTCCGCCGTATTCGTCGATCAGCATTCGGCACAGCTTCTGAATGTTGCTCGCCTTGCTCCGGAAAAGCCCGATGCGCCGGATGTCCTGTTCCAGCTCCTCCAGCGGAACCGACAAGTAATCATGCGGCGAACGGTATTTCACGAACAGATCTCGCGTCACCTTGTTGACCGTCTCGTCCGTGCATTGAGCGGACAACAGCACCGCGATCGTCAGCTCGAACGGATTCGAATGATGAAGCTCGCAATGGGCGTCAGGAAACATACCGCCGATGACATCGAGAATATGCCGCATTTCTTTTTTTGTCACCATGACGCGTCTCCTCCCCGTCTCCTCAGTTTAACGGAGCCGTGCCGTCATTTCAAGTCAGTTTCCGACAAAAAAAGACCGGACGGCGCGCTTCCGCCCGGAAAAAAGGCGCCGCGCCGTCCGGTCCCCTCAACCGCTTGCGTTACGTGCGTTCCAATTCGAGAATTTCGTCCCGCCACACGTAAATTTTGACCGACTGGTTCTGCATCAGGAAGTTCGGATGATATTCCTCCCCGCCCTTGTGGATGCGCGCACCGGGCAGGAACACATAATCCGTCTGCGTATCGGACAACGTCTTGCGGGCCAGCTTCAGCACGCCGGTGTTGCGGTCGTACGACGTAACCGTCCGCGATTCCGCCGTGAAGACGATCATATGGGCGTTGCCTTCGGGATCGAGCGTCGCTTCGACCCGGTCTCCCGGCGACAATTGGGACAGCGAGTTCAGGACCGAGCCGGACCGGTAAATCCGGGTCGTGCCCTTGATCTCCACCTGCTTGACTTCCCCGGCGGACGTACGGACCGACAAGATGCCGCTTGCGGCGTCGACGGCCGTCACCTCGCCCCGGACCGGCGTGAGAATCACGATGGATTCGAGCGTATCGCCGAGGAAGCGGAGCGCCACGGGTTCCCTCGTTTTCAGGTTGTCGAACGTCAGTCCCGTCCGCCCGGCCTGCTCGATTTTCACCGAGCTGCCGACCAGATAAGTCGACGTCGCGCCGCTGCCCGCTTCCATCACCACGATGCTTGGCGTCGCGCCGGCATAAAGCGGTTTTTTCAAGTCGGCCACGCGGTATACGATCTCGCGGCGAACGATTACCGAATCGACCCGATCCTGCGCCGCGTTCAACTGCACGCGCACTTCGTCGCCGATCTGCAGATCGGAGAGGCTGCCCGAGCTTTTGCCCGGGATGCGCACGTATGCGTAGTCGGCCAGCTTAAACGTGACGTATTCCCCGTCCGCCGCATCCTGCAGCGTAATCTCGCGCGTCTGCGAGTCGTAGCGGAACAGCGTGCCCTCGTAGGCGGTCGACATCTTCACCTGCATGACGGCACTGGCGTTGACCGTCAGGTCGACGCGTTTGCCGTTGGCGAAGATCGTGCCGAACTGCGCGAGCGGTATGGTCTGGCCGTTGTACTGCAGAACGGTCGAATCCGTCAGGGCGTAAGCGGCCGGCGTGCCGTCCGCGCGTTTGACGGTGAGCACTTTGTCTTTGTCGCTGTAGCTCAGGATGGTCACCTGGCGGATGACGGTCAGGTTCCGTTTGATGATTTCGATTTTGTTGATTTTGTTTTCGCTGATTTCCAGCCGGACCTGGTCGCCCTCCAGCAGATCCGTATAACGAAGCTGCACGCCGTTGTAATACGTTTTGACGTTGTCGGCGACGGCGTAAGTGCCGTAGGTGCCGTCCGCGCGCTCGACCGTCAGCAGCTTGTCGCCGCCGAGAACCAGCTTGCCCGTCTCCACGATCTCGACGACCTGCTTCAGCACGTCGATGCTTTCGATGACGCTGTCGCGCACGGCGACAACCACCGTGTCGCCTTGGCCGAGACGCTCGGCTTCCAGCGGCTTGCCCTTCGCGAAGATGGACACCGTGTCGGACAGCGGGAACGTCTCGACGCCGGAGCTTGTCCGAACCGACAATTTGCGATCCTGCAGGTTGACGTTTTCGACCGTTCCGTTCAGATCTTTGTTCAGCGGAAGCTGCAGCACGACGAGCCGGGACGGCTTGGCTCCCGGAATGCCGACGACCTGTTCCAGGCTGACGACGGTTCCTTTCGGCAGCAGCGCGATGTCCATGCCGGCTCCGTCGGTATTCACCGCGATCACGTTCGGATCAAGCTGGATGGTCAACTGCTGGTTGTCCGCTGTCGCCAATTTGATATTCAACGTATTCAGATCCAGTTCCACCAGCTTGCCTTCGGTTTTCTTCGTTTGCAGCTCGGCGGACAGCCGTTCGACGTAATAGGCGACGCCGTCTTCCACGAGAGCGTACACCGGATGGCCGGGCCGCAGATCCGAGGTCGAGATCGATACCGAATTGGCCTGCTCGTCGTAAAATTGCGGCTCCTGGCCGATCCGCCACTCCTGCAGGCTGCCGGACTCGTCGTATACACGCATCGTCAGCGTATCCTTCCAGCCGGCAAATACCCCTTTGCGCACCTTGGCGTTCGGCTGGGCCAAATATTTCTCGCTGCGGCCGAGGAAAGCCGCCATCTGCGCGCGCGTCACCGTGGCGGCGGGACGGAACGTGCCGTCTTCGAAGCCGGTGACGATGCCGAGCTTCACCGCCTCGGAGACGTAGCCGATATAGTCGGAGCCGATGCTTCCGGCGTCGGCGAACGATTCCGCACCGTCGGAACCCGCTTCCGCTTCCGCCGTTTTGCCCAGCGCGCGGATCACGACGCGGGACACCCATTCGCGGGTAGCGGGCTGGTCTCCCCACGGCTTGCTTTTCTCGGCGAGCGCGATGTTCGTCTCCCGGCCCAAATCGATCCACTTCGAGTCGAGCGCCTGCACCACATAAGGCTTCGCGTCGGGACGAACCTCGATCGGCATGACGACCTCGAGCTTGTTGGCGAGCGCTTCGTCTTCCAGGCCGAGCAAACGCACGATCATGATCAGCGCGTCCTGGCGGGAGACGGGGCTGTCCGGGTTGTACCGGCCCTGGTCGTCCCCGCGGACGATATCCTGAATGGCAAGCTTGGCCACATGCTTAACCGCCCAATGATCCGCTCCCACATCTGGAAACCGGCTGCGCGGCGCCTGCAGGGCCTTCACTCCGGATTTCGACGCCACGGCCGCTTCGGCCGCGGCCGTCCCTTCTTGGACGGTCACTTGCGCGAACGCGGCTTGTCCCCATAAAAGAGTCGTCACGGTTACGATTCCCGTGACGCGTTTTGCCAGTAGAAGGTTCCGTTTCAACCTGATTTCTCCTCTCGGCGTGTCGCCTTCTGTTTACGATGATCAATCGGTTCTTTTCATCGGATACGGAAGCTCTACGTGACCCATCAAGCTGTCCGTTTTTTCTCCGCCGACCGTAATTTCCACCTGGTCGATGTCGGAGAATTGGAAAAACAACTTCTTCAGCGCGTCGACCAGCAGCAGTTCGCCGCCCGAGCCCAGCCGGCCCTCGTCCTTGATGGCGACGTCCAGCTTGAGCACGGAACCCGTCTGGGAGATCGAGCGGACTTCGATGGCAGCCGCCAGCGGCACCCCTCCGCTCTCGGGTTTTTGCGCCATGGCGGCCAGCCCGGCCTTGACAAGTTCCGCCGTCGTGCCCTTCGGCACGTTGACGGTGCGTTCCACCAGCTTCTCGATGTTGGCGTCGCCATCGTAGACTTTCACGGCCACCAGCCCGGGCGTGGCGGTCGGCGCAGCGGAGGGCGGCGGAGAGACCGTCGCGCCCGCGCCGGCGTTGACGCTGGCGGTCGGCTGCGCCGACGGTTCCGCCTTGCCCCCGCCGCAGCCCGCCAGCACGGCGATCCCGATCGCGGCGGCCGCTATCGCGGCGATACGTTTGTTCATCGTGTACCTCCTTAGCTCAGACCCAGATATTCCCGAATTCCGGCGACGATAGCCGCAGCCACCTGGCCGCGGAACGCGTCGTCCGCCAGCTTCGCTTCGTTGTCCGGATTGTCCAGATATCCGACCTCCAGCAGCGTGGAGGGCATGGTCGTATAAGTGATGACGCGGAAGTTGTTTTTGCGGACGCCCCTGTCGGCGAAGCCTGTGGCCGCCACCAGATGCTTGTGCATGATTTTCGCGAAATTCAGGCTCTGGTCCGTGTAATAATAAGTCTCGGTTCCTTGCACTTTGCCGTTGTACTTGTTGGCATGGATCGATACGAACAAATCGGCTTGGATCGAGTTGGCCAGCTCGACGCGTTCGTCCAGCGTCGGATATGTATCTCCGTCGCGCGTCATCACGACTTCGATGTTTTTGTCTGCCGCAAGCAGACTCTGAACTTTATTCGCCACAGCCAAATTAAATTCCTTCTCCTGGAGGCCGAGATTCGGCGAGGACGCTCCCGGGTCCTTGCCGCCGTGGCCCGCGTCGATCACGACTTTATACCGGGGAGCGAACAAAGAGAAGACGGCCCGGTTCGCTTCTCTCGCTTCCTCCCGCAGCCGGGCGTTCGAAGCCTTGAGATCCAGCACGATTCTTACTTGGTCCTTCGTGTACTGGGAATAACGGATTTTGCCGATCCAGTCGGATTTCGGTTCGATCTCGCCGCTTGCCCCCGCCGTCCGGCCGTTCACTTCCGAAGCCAGCCGGCTGCCGGGCAGATCGATCACAACCCGCGAAGGATTCGACAGGTAAAATACGTTCGGCTCCAGCTTGCCGCTGCCGGACTTGATCTCCAGCTTGTCCCCCGCCGCCTCAATCGCGTATACCCCTTCCGGCTGGACCGCGGGCGTCGGCGCAGCCGACGGCTTGCCCGACGGTTTGGGCGTTGCGCTCGGCTTCGGAGTCGCGGTCGGCGATGGGGTCGCAGACGGCTTGGGCGTTGCGCTCGGATTTGGCGTCGCGGCGGGCGTCGGCGTCGGACTTGCCTTGGCGACAAGCGATACCGTCCGCGTCCAGTCGTCCCACAGCACCAGCATGCCGAAACGTTCCGCTACGAAACGGACGGGCACCATCGTCGAACCGTCCTTGATCATCGGCGGAACTTCCAACTGTACCTGCGATCCGTCGACCGTGACCGTCTTGCGGTCGACGTGCATCGTGACCACCTTGTTCGGCATCCGGACGTCCACGCGCCTCTCGTTCGGGTCCCACTTCACTTCCGCTCCCAGATGTTCGGCGATCGCCCGAACGGGAGCGAGCGTGCTGCCGTCGACGATGATCGGCGGAACTTCGGGGTTCAGCCGTTGCCCGTTAACGAACAGTTTGACGTCTGTGCTGACGGCGTAAGCCGCTTCCGTGTCGGCCGGATGCGATAACCATGCTGCCGCTAAAACCAATAAAGCCACACACCACTTTCTCATACGTCACCTCGTCACCAAAATAGTCCGGCCGGGCTTCGCGCCCCGGAGAACAAGCCCTCTCCGATTCCGGGCCGCCGGGAGGGCTTGTCTGCTTATGCATGGATATAGACGCAAAATTCGCCAAAAAGTTGCGAGTTTTTGGCATGAAATTCGCCGTTTCCCGCTACGGACCGGCGCAGGTTGTCGGTTGCCGGAACTTTTCGCCTGCCCGGGGAATGTGCAGCGCCGGCGGTATTCATCCCGGGCCGCACCGCAAAAAAGCCGCCCGGTTGCCCGCTCCTATCGGAACGGGCTCCGGACGGCCGTATTCGCCCTCCGTTTAGCGGGCGGCTCTTTTTGCCTCGTAAGCGGCGATTTTGTCTTCGTGCTGCAGCGTCAGCCCGATATCATCGAGGCCGAGCAGCAGGAACTGGCGGCGGTGTTCGTCCAGATCGAACGAGATGTTCAGGCCGAGGTCGTCGGTGATCGTTTTGTTTTCCAGATCGACCGTCAGCTTATAGCCTTCGTTGGCGGCCGTGCGCTGGAACAGCTCTTCGACCTGCTCTTCGCTCAGCTTGATCGGCAGGATGCCGTTCTTGAAGCAGTTGTTGTAGAAAATATCCGCGAAGGACGGCGCGATGATGACGCGGAAGCCGTAGTCCTGAATCGCCCACGGCGCATGCTCGCGGGAGGAGCCGCAGCCGAAGTTGGCGCGCGAGATCAGCACGGACGCGCCTTGATAGCGCGGCTGGTTCAGGCTGAACTCGGGAATGACTTCGCCTTTGGAATTGAATCGCCATTCGTAGAACAGGAACTGGCCGAAGCCCGAGCGCTCGATCCGTTTCAGAAATTGCTTGGGAATGATGGCGTCGGTATCGACGTTTACGCGGTCGACCGGTGCGACCAAGCCGGTGTGGGTTTTAAAAGGCTCCATGTCTCTATCTCCTTCTCACGCAGTCTGTTAAGCTTCCTGCTTGACTTTGAAATCCCAGAAGCGCACGTCGGTGAAATGCCCCTTGATGGCGGCGGCGGCGGCCATCGCCGGAGAGACGAGGTGCGTGCGTCCGTCGCGGCCCTGACGGCCTTCGAAGTTCCGGTTGGACGTCGAGGCGCAGCGTTGTCCGGGTTTCAGCACGTCCGGGTTCATCGCGAGGCACATCGAGCAGCCCGCGTCGCGCCATTCGAATCCGGCTTCGATGAAAATTTTGTCCAGTCCTTCTTTCTCCGCTTGCGCTTTGACGCGTCCGGAGCCCGGCACGACGATCGCCGTGACGTTCGGCGCGACCTTGTAGCCTTGGGCGACGGCGGCGGCGGCGCGCAGGTCTTCGATCCGCCCGTTCGTGCAGGAGCCGATGAACACGTAGTCGATCGGAATTTCCGTCATCGGCGTGCCCGGCTTCAGGCCCATGTATTCCAGCGCTTTCTGGGCGGCTTTGCGCTCGTTTTCCGTCGGGAAGTCGTTCGGGTCCGGCACGCAGGACGTAATGTCCGTGCCCATGCCCGGGCTCGTTCCCCAGGTGACTTGCGGAATCAGGGTGTCCGCGTCGAATTCGACGACGCGGTCGTACGTCGCGCCTTCGTCGGTCACGAGCTGCTTCCACTCTTCGACGGCCTTGTCGAATTCCGCGCCTTTCGGCACGTAGTCGCGTCCGCGCAAATATTCGAACGTTTTCTCATCCGGCGCGATCAGGCCGGCGCGCGCGCCCGCTTCGATGGACATGTTGCAGACGGTCATGCGTTCTTCCATCGACAGGTTGCGGATCGCTTCGCCCGTGTATTCGATGACGTAACCCGTCGCGAAGTCGGTGCCGTATTTGGCGATGACGCCGAGGATCAGGTCTTTCGCCGTGACGCCCGGATTCAGCTTGCCTTTGATGCGCACTTCCATCGTCTTCGGTTTCGCTTGCTGCAGACATTGCGTAGCCAGGACGTGTTCGACTTCGCTCGTGCCGATGCCGAACGCCAGCGCGCCGAACGCGCCGTGCGTCGAGGTGTGGCTGTCGCCGCACACGATCGTTTTGCCCGGATGCGTCAGGCCGACTTCCGGTCCCATGACGTGCACGACGCCCTGGTCGATGTGGTTCAGGTCGAACAGCGTGATGCCGAAGTCGGCGCAGTTTTTGGCCAGCGTGTCGATCTGCTGCTTGGAGATCGGGTCCGTGATGTTGAAGCGGTCTTTCGTCGGCACGTTATGGTCCATCGTCGCGAACGTCAGATCCGGACGGCGAACTTTGCGGCCGGCCATACGCAAGCCCTCGAACGCCTGAGGGCTCGTCACCTCGTGCACGAGGTGCAGGTCGATATAAATGATGCTCGGTTTGCCTTCTTCCGAATGGATGACGTGATTGTCCCAAATCTTCTCGATAATCGTTCTTGGCTTAGCCATCGTTCTCACCCCATGAGATGAATAAGTGCGTCTCTGTCTTTACCCTCATCCTACCATGTTCATCTTCATTGATCCAAGATATAATATCTATAAACACGATAGGTACAGACTATAAGAGGGCCGCCCGCCGCCGCCCTTGAACTACTTCGAAGCGTTCGTCCAAAATTCCGCTTCCCGAGGAGAGATGCGTGTTGGAACTTCGACAATTGCTGTACACCGTTCAGATCGCCCAGGAGAAAAACTTCTCCCGGGCCGCCGAAAAGCTTCATATCGCCCAGCCGTCGCTCAGCCAGCAGTTGTCCAAGCTGGAGAAGGAAATCGGCGTGCTGCTGTTCCAGCGGAGCACCAACTCGGTGGAGCTGACCCACGCGGGCGCGGTGTTCGTGGAAAAAGCGCAAAAAATTCTCGATCTCGTCGACCAGCTTCACAAGGAAATGGACGACATCGCCCAAATGCGCAAAGGCCGGCTGACCGTCGGCAGCCTTCCCATCACGGGCGCGCATATATTGCCTCTGGTCCTGCCGGCCTACCGTTCCCGGTATCCCGAGATCGACGTCACGCTTGTGGAGGAATCGACCGCCCGGCTGGAGCAATTGACGCTTGCGGGCCAGACGGAGATCTCGCTGTTGACGCTTCCTCTGCTGGACGCCACGCTGGACTTCGAACCCGTCTTCGAGGAAAACATCGTGCTCGCCGTTCCGCCCGGCCACCGTCTGGCCGCCGAAGTCTCCACCGGCCGCGAGATCGCGGTGGAGGAACTGGAGCACGAGCCGTTTATCGTGCTGAAGAAAGGCCAGGGCTTCCGCCACATCTCGCTGGAGCTGTGCCGCAAAGCCGGATTCGAGCCCCGGATCGTGTTCGAGTCCAGCAACATCGAGACGGTCCAGTCGCTTGTCGCGACCGGCATGGGCATCGCTTTCGTTCCGTCCATGATCGCGCGCGCCGAATGGAGCCGCTTCGCCCCGACGATTCTGCCGCTCGCAGGCAAGCCTTCGCGGCAGATTGTCGTGGCGTACAAGCACGGCCGGTACTTGTCCAAGGCCGCCCGGGCGTTTATCGCCACGGTGCGGGACGTGCTCAGTCCCGGCGCGAGAGCTTAATACAGCGACGGCCGCCGGTCTTCGAACACCGGGATGCGTCCGCGCACGTCCTCGACCAGGCCGAGGTCGATCCGGCCGCGGACGATGCATTCCTGCTCCCCGCCCTCGGCGACGATCTCGCCCCACGGGTCGACGATCATCGAATGGCCGAAAAACGCCGTGCCGCCGCTGACGCCGACGCGGTTGCAGGAGACGACGTACATTTGATTCTCGATCGCTCTCGCCATCTGCAGCGTGCGCCAATGGTGCAATCGCGGATGCGGCCATTCGGCCGGCAGGAACAGCACGCGCGCGCCGCCCAGCGCCAGCTTGCGGGCCAGCTCCGGAAAGCGGATGTCGTAGCAGATCATCATGGCCGCCGGCACGCCGTCGAGCTCCAGCGTTCCCGGCTTGTCTCCGCTCTGCAGGTATTTCTCCTCATCCATCAGCCGGAACAAATGGATTTTGGAGTAATCGGCCACCTCCCTGCCCTCGCGGTCGAACGCATAGATCGTATTGTACACGCCGCCCGTCCGCTTCTCCGCGATCGAGCCGCCGACGATATGGACGCCGTACGTTTTGGCCAGTCCCGACAGCAGCTCCCTCAGCGTCCGCCCTTCCGGGTCGGCCAGCTCGTGAATGCGGTCAAGCGCGTACCCCGTATTCCACATCTCCGGAATAACCAGCACGTCGGGCCGCTCCGATCCCTCCATCGCCTCGCGCGCCATGCGCCGAACCGTTTCGACGTTGCGTTCCGGTTCGCCGATCTTCACGTCCATTTGCAGCAGCGCGATATTCCAAGCCGATTGCGACATGTTTCTCACCTTTTTTCGCGATAATGGAATTCAATCATTATAAATCGTTTGTCGGCCGGTTGCCAAGCGGTTTCGTCCCCCCGCCCTTCCGATCCCCGCTCCCGTTTCCTTTACAGGTTATGATTGCCTCTGCTAGAATGATCGTTGAATTGTCAACCTTAATGATTCATGAAAAGTTGACAATCGAACGGTTAAAAACGGGGAGTGAACAGGGTTGGCTACGACGTATCAGCAGCTCGCCGCCATGGACAAAGCCTTTTTATGGCATCCTTTTACCCAGATGAAAGACTACAACAACTCCGATCCGCTTATTATCGAGAGAGGCGAAGGCGTCAAGCTGTACGACGTGCAGGGACGCGGCTACTATGACGGCTTCTCGTCGGTGTGGCTCAATGTGCACGGCCATAACGTGCCGGAGCTCAACGAAGCGATCGTCGCCCAGCTCGGCCGCGTCGCCCACTCGACGCTGCTCGGCATGGCGAACGTGCCGGCCGTCGAGCTTGCCGCCAAGCTTGCCGCTATCGCCCCCGAAGGGCTGAACAAGGTGTTTTACTCCGACTCGGGCGCGACCGGCGTCGAGATCGCGCTGAAGATGGCTTTTCAGTATTGGCACAACCGGGGACAAATCGGGAAGCGCTCGTTTATTACGATGAACGAAGCGTATCACGGCGATACGATCGGCGCAGTCAGCGTCGGCGCGATTCCGCTCTATCACGAGGTGTTCCGGCCGCTGCTGTTCCCGTCGCATACGGTTCCCTACCCCTTCCCGTACCGCCACCCGGGCGGCGCGGAAGGGGCGGTGGAGACGACGCTCTCCGAGCTGCGCAAGCTGCTCGAGGCGAAGGCCGGCGAGATCGCCGCGCTGATCGTGGAGCCGATCGTGCAGGGCGCCAGCGGCATCGTCGTGATGCCGGAAGGCTGCCTGCGCGAGATCGCCGCGCTGTGCCGCCAGTACGACGTCCTGCTGATCGCCGACGAGGTGGCGACCGGGTTCGGCCGTACGGGACGGATGTTCGCCTGCAATCACGAGGACGTGTCGCCCGACCTGATGGTCGTCGGCAAAGGGCTGACCGGCGGGTATCTGCCCGTGGCCGCCACACTCGCCACCGACGAGATTTACGATGCGTTCTACGCCGATTACGAGGAGCGGAAGACGTTTTTCCACGGCCACTCCTATACCGGCAACCCGCTCGGCTGCGCCGTCGCGCTCGCCAGCCTGAAGCTGATGGAGGAACGCCGCCTCGTCGAAAGCGTCGAGGCGAAGGCCGCGCTGGTAGCGCGCAAGCTGGCCCCGCTGGCCGATTGGCCGCATGTCGGCGATATCCGCCAGAAGGGGCTGATCGTCGGCATCGAGCTGGTCCGGAACAAGGCGACGAAAGAGCCTTACGACTGGGCGGAGCGCATCGGCGTACGCGCCTCGCAACGCGCGCGGGAGCTGGGCATGCTGACGCGGCCGCTCGGCAACGTCTGTGTCTTCATCCCGCCGCTGGCGAGCACGGAGACGGAGCTGGATGAGATGACGGACATTCTCGCCCAGGCGATCCGCGATGTGACCGAAGGCGGGTGGGACGGATGAGCGGCGTTCGCGGCCTGTTCGTTACCGGCACCGACACGGGCGTCGGCAAAACGGTTATCACCGCCGCCATCGCGGCGGCGCTGCGGGAGGCCGGCGCCGGCGTCGGCGTCTGGAAGCCGGTGCAATCCGGCGAGCCGCTCGGCAGCGGACGCACTGACGCGGAGCGGTTGCTGCGCGGCAGCGGCATCGACGAGCGGCCCGAGGCCGTCGCGCCGTATACGTTCGGCGCGCCGCTGACGCCTGTGCTCGCCGCGTCGGCCGAAGGCGTGCGGTTGACGACGCAAGCGCTTCGCGCGGCCGGCGAGCCGCTGATGGCCCGCTACGAGGCGCTGCTGATCGAAGGCGCGGGTGGCGTCGCCGTACCGCTGACGGAGGACGCGCTCGTGGCGGACTGGATCGCGGAGCTCGGCACGCCGGCGCTGATCGTCGCCCGCTCCGGGCTCGGCACGATCAATCATACGCTGCTCACCGCCGAGATGCTCCGTCAGCGCGGCGTTCCGGTCGCGGG is from Paenibacillus thermoaerophilus and encodes:
- a CDS encoding NAD/NADP transhydrogenase alpha subunit produces the protein MKCIAVYTSDFQVFSDVYEKVLDLSLADEEETEVDGVTVSASGSVPGQYLERMRVKPDVAVMRVKGRDVTILQHRELFEILLPEAEVAVL
- the nth gene encoding endonuclease III, with the protein product MVTKKEMRHILDVIGGMFPDAHCELHHSNPFELTIAVLLSAQCTDETVNKVTRDLFVKYRSPHDYLSVPLEELEQDIRRIGLFRSKASNIQKLCRMLIDEYGGQVPREHSELVKLPGVGRKTANVVVSNAFGVPAIAVDTHVERVSKRLGIADPDDTVLEVEQKLMRLVPKDEWTITHHRLIFFGRYHCKAQNPNCPACPLLERCREGRKRMKMPRARKTKEKTGVTLPAEE
- a CDS encoding S-layer homology domain-containing protein, whose translation is MKRNLLLAKRVTGIVTVTTLLWGQAAFAQVTVQEGTAAAEAAVASKSGVKALQAPRSRFPDVGADHWAVKHVAKLAIQDIVRGDDQGRYNPDSPVSRQDALIMIVRLLGLEDEALANKLEVVMPIEVRPDAKPYVVQALDSKWIDLGRETNIALAEKSKPWGDQPATREWVSRVVIRALGKTAEAEAGSDGAESFADAGSIGSDYIGYVSEAVKLGIVTGFEDGTFRPAATVTRAQMAAFLGRSEKYLAQPNAKVRKGVFAGWKDTLTMRVYDESGSLQEWRIGQEPQFYDEQANSVSISTSDLRPGHPVYALVEDGVAYYVERLSAELQTKKTEGKLVELDLNTLNIKLATADNQQLTIQLDPNVIAVNTDGAGMDIALLPKGTVVSLEQVVGIPGAKPSRLVVLQLPLNKDLNGTVENVNLQDRKLSVRTSSGVETFPLSDTVSIFAKGKPLEAERLGQGDTVVVAVRDSVIESIDVLKQVVEIVETGKLVLGGDKLLTVERADGTYGTYAVADNVKTYYNGVQLRYTDLLEGDQVRLEISENKINKIEIIKRNLTVIRQVTILSYSDKDKVLTVKRADGTPAAYALTDSTVLQYNGQTIPLAQFGTIFANGKRVDLTVNASAVMQVKMSTAYEGTLFRYDSQTREITLQDAADGEYVTFKLADYAYVRIPGKSSGSLSDLQIGDEVRVQLNAAQDRVDSVIVRREIVYRVADLKKPLYAGATPSIVVMEAGSGATSTYLVGSSVKIEQAGRTGLTFDNLKTREPVALRFLGDTLESIVILTPVRGEVTAVDAASGILSVRTSAGEVKQVEIKGTTRIYRSGSVLNSLSQLSPGDRVEATLDPEGNAHMIVFTAESRTVTSYDRNTGVLKLARKTLSDTQTDYVFLPGARIHKGGEEYHPNFLMQNQSVKIYVWRDEILELERT
- a CDS encoding GerMN domain-containing protein codes for the protein MNKRIAAIAAAAIGIAVLAGCGGGKAEPSAQPTASVNAGAGATVSPPPSAAPTATPGLVAVKVYDGDANIEKLVERTVNVPKGTTAELVKAGLAAMAQKPESGGVPLAAAIEVRSISQTGSVLKLDVAIKDEGRLGSGGELLLVDALKKLFFQFSDIDQVEITVGGEKTDSLMGHVELPYPMKRTD
- a CDS encoding N-acetylmuramoyl-L-alanine amidase family protein, with protein sequence MRKWCVALLVLAAAWLSHPADTEAAYAVSTDVKLFVNGQRLNPEVPPIIVDGSTLAPVRAIAEHLGAEVKWDPNERRVDVRMPNKVVTMHVDRKTVTVDGSQVQLEVPPMIKDGSTMVPVRFVAERFGMLVLWDDWTRTVSLVAKASPTPTPAATPNPSATPKPSATPSPTATPKPSATPKPSGKPSAAPTPAVQPEGVYAIEAAGDKLEIKSGSGKLEPNVFYLSNPSRVVIDLPGSRLASEVNGRTAGASGEIEPKSDWIGKIRYSQYTKDQVRIVLDLKASNARLREEAREANRAVFSLFAPRYKVVIDAGHGGKDPGASSPNLGLQEKEFNLAVANKVQSLLAADKNIEVVMTRDGDTYPTLDERVELANSIQADLFVSIHANKYNGKVQGTETYYYTDQSLNFAKIMHKHLVAATGFADRGVRKNNFRVITYTTMPSTLLEVGYLDNPDNEAKLADDAFRGQVAAAIVAGIREYLGLS
- the leuD gene encoding 3-isopropylmalate dehydratase small subunit, whose translation is MEPFKTHTGLVAPVDRVNVDTDAIIPKQFLKRIERSGFGQFLFYEWRFNSKGEVIPEFSLNQPRYQGASVLISRANFGCGSSREHAPWAIQDYGFRVIIAPSFADIFYNNCFKNGILPIKLSEEQVEELFQRTAANEGYKLTVDLENKTITDDLGLNISFDLDEHRRQFLLLGLDDIGLTLQHEDKIAAYEAKRAAR
- the leuC gene encoding 3-isopropylmalate dehydratase large subunit; its protein translation is MAKPRTIIEKIWDNHVIHSEEGKPSIIYIDLHLVHEVTSPQAFEGLRMAGRKVRRPDLTFATMDHNVPTKDRFNITDPISKQQIDTLAKNCADFGITLFDLNHIDQGVVHVMGPEVGLTHPGKTIVCGDSHTSTHGAFGALAFGIGTSEVEHVLATQCLQQAKPKTMEVRIKGKLNPGVTAKDLILGVIAKYGTDFATGYVIEYTGEAIRNLSMEERMTVCNMSIEAGARAGLIAPDEKTFEYLRGRDYVPKGAEFDKAVEEWKQLVTDEGATYDRVVEFDADTLIPQVTWGTSPGMGTDITSCVPDPNDFPTENERKAAQKALEYMGLKPGTPMTEIPIDYVFIGSCTNGRIEDLRAAAAVAQGYKVAPNVTAIVVPGSGRVKAQAEKEGLDKIFIEAGFEWRDAGCSMCLAMNPDVLKPGQRCASTSNRNFEGRQGRDGRTHLVSPAMAAAAAIKGHFTDVRFWDFKVKQEA
- a CDS encoding LysR family transcriptional regulator, with the translated sequence MELRQLLYTVQIAQEKNFSRAAEKLHIAQPSLSQQLSKLEKEIGVLLFQRSTNSVELTHAGAVFVEKAQKILDLVDQLHKEMDDIAQMRKGRLTVGSLPITGAHILPLVLPAYRSRYPEIDVTLVEESTARLEQLTLAGQTEISLLTLPLLDATLDFEPVFEENIVLAVPPGHRLAAEVSTGREIAVEELEHEPFIVLKKGQGFRHISLELCRKAGFEPRIVFESSNIETVQSLVATGMGIAFVPSMIARAEWSRFAPTILPLAGKPSRQIVVAYKHGRYLSKAARAFIATVRDVLSPGARA